CAATACCGTCGTCAGGACCGGGGAGCCGGCTGAATATGAAAAAGAATACATCCGGAAGGATGGGACGCGGGTCCCCATTGAGGTCACGGTGTTTGCCGTAAACGGAAGCGACGGAACGCCCGCCGGCCTGGCCACGATTGTCAAAGACATCACCCAGCGAAAAATTGCCGAGCGCCGTCGGACGGCACAATATGCGGTGACCAGCGTCCTCGCCGAGTCTCCGACGCTCGCCGAGGCCGTGCCGAATATCCTGCGGCCGATCTGCGAGAGCCTGGGGTGGGAATTGGGCGCCCTGTGGTTCGTGGATGAGGCGGCCAATGTTCTCCGTTTCGTCGAACTCTGGCGCGCCCCCCAGACCTCGGTCCCCACATTCGAGGCGCACACCCGCCAGATGGTGTTCGCGCCGGGCGAAGGCATGCCCGGTCGCGTCTGGACGACAGCGCAGCCGCTTTGGATTCCCGACGTCATCGCCGACTCCAACTTTCCACGGGCGCCGTTCGCGAAGCAGGAAGGGCTCCATGCGGCTTGCGGGTTCCCCATCGTCAGCGGAGATAAAGTCATCGGCGTGCTCGAATTTTTCAGCCGTGAAATCAGGGAGCCGGACCGCGACTTGCTGCAAATGCTCCACGCCATCGTCACCCAGATCGGCCAATTCGGCGAGCGCACGCTGCTCGCCGCACAACTCCGTCAGGCGCAAAAGATGGAGGCGATCGGGCTCCTGGCCGGAGGCATCGCCCATGATTTCAACAATCTTCTGACCGTGATCAACGGCTACAGCGATCTCACGCTCGAGAGCCTCGCGCCGGACGATCGCAACCGCGGCAGCATCGACCAGATCAAGAAGGCCGGCAAGCGGGCCGCCGCCTTGACCAGCCAACTGCTCGCCTTCAGCCGCAAGCAGATTCTGCAGCTCAAAGTCGTGGAATTGAGCCAGCTGGTCCGCAATATCGAGCCCATGCTGCGGCGCCTGATCAGTGAAGACATCCAACTGACCACCACGTTCGCGGCGGACCTGGGCACGGTCAAAGTCGATTCCGGACAGATCGACCAGGTGCTCATGAACCTGGTGGTCAACGCCCGCGATGCCATGCCCAAGGGCGGGAGGATATCCATCCAAACCGCCAACATCGAATTGGAGGAGGGGGCCGTCCGCAAGCAGATTTCCGTGCCGGCTGGCTCCTACGTGACGCTGGCCGTGAGCGACACAGGAACCGGCATGACGCCGGAGGTGCAGGCGCGCATCTTCGAGCCCTTCTTCACGACGAAGCAGCCGGGCAAGGGGACGGGACTGGGGCTGCCCATGGTGTTCGGCATCGTCAAGCAGAGCGGCGGCCACGTGCTGGTGTCCAGCGAGCCGGGACGCGGCACGACGTTTACCCTCTATTTCCCCCTGGCCAGGGACTCGGTGGAACGCGACGAACGGGCCCGGACGCAGGTCGAGGCGCTGGGCGGATCGGAAACCTTGCTGGTGGTCGAAGACGACGATTCGGTCCGAACGTTCACCTGCCAGGTCCTGCGGGGACAGGGGTATCGCGTGCTGGAGGCGAAAGACGGCCATCACGCACTGCTCCTCTGCGAGCAACACAAAGACCCGATCCACCTGGTCGTCACGGACGTGGTGATGCCGGACATGAGCGGACGCGAGGTGGCCGATCGCCTGACTCCTTGCCGGCCGGAAACGAAAGTGCTCTACCTGTCTGGCTATACGGACGATACCATCGTTCACCATGGCGTCCTCGATCCAGCGATTGCGTTTCTGCACAAGCCCTTTACTCCCGACGTCCTGTTGCGCAAGGTACGCGAGGTATTAGCCACGCCACACCCGAAATCCTGACCGGCGCGGCCGGACATGCCCGCCCTTGTTTGCTTCTCAGGTTGTGCCCGCAGGTCGTCAGGCCTGACCATATATGGGCAGAAAAGCGCCGGCCGTCACCGCTCACCAAGCTCCGTGAAATCTTCAGGGCGATCAGCAGTTACAACCGGTTAGCTGCTCCGGCTCACCGGCCCGTCTCGTCTGGCATCATCCCTGCTCTCAGACATCGCCCTATGCATCGGCAGGACCTTCACATGCAACCCGAGACCATCGGCCAGGCGCTGCAAGATTATCTCGGCGAACGGCAGGCCCAGATCGCGCCAACCGGCGACCGGTCTTGCACCGGCCGAGTCTTCGACTGGTGCGGGGACGTACTGGAGTTTCTGGCGGAGGGGGTCTCCGAACGGTTTGCCGCGCGGGGGATCAGCTTCTCCAGCCCCTTCCCGGGCCCCTTCCGTCTGTGGGACGAAGACCAGCAGCAGGACGGCGAGCATGTCCGCCGCTTCTGGACCACGGCACTGTTGCACGGCTGCCCGGTCGCCAAGCTCTGCACGTTCTTTTTTCACCGGCATGATACGCCGGCGATTCCCAGGCCGCCTCGCGTGGTGGCCTTTCCGCCGGATTGTCGAGGCGACGAAGCCGAAACCCTATGAGTTATGTGGCGCTCAAGATGCTCTTCGGCGATCGGGCCAAGTACCTGATGCTGCTCTGTGGCCTGACCTTTTGCGTCATGCTGATCGTGCAGCAGGGCTCCATTTTCTGGGGCCTGATGATCTGGTCGGAGTCCGGGATCAGCAACCTCAACGTCCAGATTTGGGTGACGGACCCGAACATCAGCCAGGTGGCGGAGGTGAAGCCCATCGCCTCCACCACCGTGGAGCGCGTGCGGAGCGTGCCGGGCGTCGAGTGGGCCGTGCCGCTTTACCGGGGCGTGGGCCGGGCCCGCCTGGCCAACGGCGAGTATCACCAGATCACGCTCATGGGGCTGGACGCTTCGACCCTCATCGGCCGTCCGGCCCACATGGAGGAAGGCCGCATCGAAGACCTGCGGACGCCGGACGCGGTCGTGGTGGACCAGTGGGCGGTGGAGCGAATGGGCGGACCGGAGGTGATCAAAGTCGGGACGATCTTTGAGATCAACGACAAGAAGGCCCGCATCGTGGGCATCGCCCATGTGCAGAAGGACTTCCAAAACATCCCCTCCGTCTATGCGACCTTCGAGCGGGCCACCACCTATGCCCCGCCGGAACGCCGCCTGCTCTCGTACGTGCTGGCCAAGGCCAGGGACAACGAGCCGGTGGAAGCGGTGACCAAACGCATCACCGAACAGACGGGCCTGGGCGCCTTCACCCAGGAGGAATTCGGCTGGAAGACGATCCTATGGGTGCTCAAGAACACCGGCATCGGGATCAACTTCGGCACCACAATCCTGCTGGGCTTCATCGTGGGCATGGCCATCGCCGGGCAGACCTTCTATTTGTTCACGGTCGAGAACCTCCGGCAGTTCGGGGCGCTGAAGGCCATGGGGGCCAGCACCTTCGCGCTGGCCCGCATGATCATCCTGCAAGCCTTTACCGTCGGGATCATCGGGTTCGGCGTCGGCATCGGTCTGGCCACATTGTTCGGGACACTGGCCGCGTCCAAAGGCCAGCTGCCTTTTTCAGAGACCTGGCCCTTGCTCTGGCTCGTGTTCGGCTCCCTGCTGGCCATCTGCACCTTTTCGGCCACGATCAGCATCATCAAGCTGGCCAAGTTGGAGCCAGCCATCGTGTTCAGATGAGCCGGTGACGATGGAACTGGACGCACAAACAACAGACGTGAGTACGGGAGAGGCGCCTGGAGGGACTCCGCCCGCTGTGATGGTTCGCGGCGTCATCAAGTCGTTCGGCGCCGGTGACACCAAAGTCACCGTGCTGAAGGGCATCGACCTGGACGTCCGCATGGGCGAGCTGCTCCTGCTGGTCGGCGAGTCCGGCGGCGGCAAAACGACCCTGCTGTCGGTGATTGCCGGCATCCTGGACATCGACGAAGGCCAGTTGGACGTGCTGGGCGTGCCGCTCCCCCAGCTGTCCGGCGGCAAGAAAACCAGGTTTCGCGGGCAGACGATGGGGTTCATTTTTCAGCAGTTCAATCTGTTGCCGGCCTTGACCGCCGCCGAAAACGTGGCCGTGCCCCTGCTCATCCACGGGACCCCCAAGAAAGACGCGATCCGGCGCGCGCGGACGATGCTGGGCAGCGTGGGGCTGGGGGATCGGACGGAGTTTGTGCCGGCCAAGCTGTCCGGCGGGCAGCAGCAGCGGGTCGCCATCGCCCGCGCCCTGGTCTCCGAGCCGCGCCTCCTGATCTGCGACGAGCCGACCGCGGCCCTGGACGGAGAGAACGGCCAGAAGATCATGGCGATCCTGCGGGACGTCGGGCGCTCGCCGGAACGGGCGGTGATCGTCGTGACCCACGACAGTCGCATTTTCCATTTCGGCGACCGGATCGCCGAGTTGACGGACGGACGCATCGTCAGCGTGCATGAGGCACCGAGGCCGAGCCCCAGGGCGGCAGATGCGGGAAAGCCCCCCGCTTCAATGGAGTCACCAGCATGATCGTGCTCACACGACTCAGCGTC
This genomic window from Nitrospirota bacterium contains:
- a CDS encoding response regulator, which produces MAERLRILHLEDNPNDADLVKGLLETDGLACDLAVVENRADFAAALERGDFDLILSDFSLPSYDGRSALLLARRRCPDVPYIFFSGTIGEAAAIESLKAGATDYVLKQWPARLVPAIRRALSEARESEERKRAEEKLRQVQEQFTGIFNSSKDAIGYATLDGLFLEVNAAFEKLTGHSKEELLVKTHQALTPMEYRRTEADIVNTVVRTGEPAEYEKEYIRKDGTRVPIEVTVFAVNGSDGTPAGLATIVKDITQRKIAERRRTAQYAVTSVLAESPTLAEAVPNILRPICESLGWELGALWFVDEAANVLRFVELWRAPQTSVPTFEAHTRQMVFAPGEGMPGRVWTTAQPLWIPDVIADSNFPRAPFAKQEGLHAACGFPIVSGDKVIGVLEFFSREIREPDRDLLQMLHAIVTQIGQFGERTLLAAQLRQAQKMEAIGLLAGGIAHDFNNLLTVINGYSDLTLESLAPDDRNRGSIDQIKKAGKRAAALTSQLLAFSRKQILQLKVVELSQLVRNIEPMLRRLISEDIQLTTTFAADLGTVKVDSGQIDQVLMNLVVNARDAMPKGGRISIQTANIELEEGAVRKQISVPAGSYVTLAVSDTGTGMTPEVQARIFEPFFTTKQPGKGTGLGLPMVFGIVKQSGGHVLVSSEPGRGTTFTLYFPLARDSVERDERARTQVEALGGSETLLVVEDDDSVRTFTCQVLRGQGYRVLEAKDGHHALLLCEQHKDPIHLVVTDVVMPDMSGREVADRLTPCRPETKVLYLSGYTDDTIVHHGVLDPAIAFLHKPFTPDVLLRKVREVLATPHPKS
- a CDS encoding FtsX-like permease family protein, with product MSYVALKMLFGDRAKYLMLLCGLTFCVMLIVQQGSIFWGLMIWSESGISNLNVQIWVTDPNISQVAEVKPIASTTVERVRSVPGVEWAVPLYRGVGRARLANGEYHQITLMGLDASTLIGRPAHMEEGRIEDLRTPDAVVVDQWAVERMGGPEVIKVGTIFEINDKKARIVGIAHVQKDFQNIPSVYATFERATTYAPPERRLLSYVLAKARDNEPVEAVTKRITEQTGLGAFTQEEFGWKTILWVLKNTGIGINFGTTILLGFIVGMAIAGQTFYLFTVENLRQFGALKAMGASTFALARMIILQAFTVGIIGFGVGIGLATLFGTLAASKGQLPFSETWPLLWLVFGSLLAICTFSATISIIKLAKLEPAIVFR
- a CDS encoding ABC transporter ATP-binding protein → MELDAQTTDVSTGEAPGGTPPAVMVRGVIKSFGAGDTKVTVLKGIDLDVRMGELLLLVGESGGGKTTLLSVIAGILDIDEGQLDVLGVPLPQLSGGKKTRFRGQTMGFIFQQFNLLPALTAAENVAVPLLIHGTPKKDAIRRARTMLGSVGLGDRTEFVPAKLSGGQQQRVAIARALVSEPRLLICDEPTAALDGENGQKIMAILRDVGRSPERAVIVVTHDSRIFHFGDRIAELTDGRIVSVHEAPRPSPRAADAGKPPASMESPA